The sequence TTCGCAGGTGACACCGGCGGGTTTGAACTGGATAGAGGGAGCGACACGGTCGTGCTGACTGCTGGCACCCGGCGAATGATCGGTCGTCCCGACAAATTCGAGATCTCCTTGCAGGAGGCGAGGGAACTGTTCCACCCGGACGACCGCGAGAGCATTCAACAAACACTCGACAGAGTCTTTGAAACGGGCGAGGAACTGCACGACAGGTGGCGACTCCAGCCAGGCGACGGCGACGAACGTCTCCTGGATATGAAGATCACGCCAGTCGTCGAAAGCGGTGAGGTAACGAAACTCCGCGGGTCTGGCAACGACATCACCGAGCGCAAGGAGCGTGAACGGGAACTCAGGGAGGAACGACGGTCCATCGAACGAGCACTCGACTCACTGGATGACCTGTTCTACGTGCTCGACACGGACGGCACCCTCCGACGGTGGAACAACCAGGTCCCGCGAACGACGGGGTACGCTGATTCGGAACTGGCCGATATGCGGGCGATCGAACTGTTCCCCGAGGACGACCGCAAAACAGTTGCCGACGCGATCCAGTTGGCCGTTTCGGGTGACACAATCACTGCCGAGGCCGACCTGCTCACTGCCGACGGTGAGCGTCGCCCCTACGAGTTAACCGGAGCGCGTCTGACCGACGCTGATGGGAGTACGACCGGGCTGGTCGGAATCGGGCGGGACCTCACCGAGCGCAAACGGCGCGAGCAGAGACTTGACCTCGTAGAAACGGTGTTCGAGCATGCTGAGGAGTGCCAGTTCATTGTCGATGTCGCGGACGGTGAGTTCGAACTCCGCCACGCAAACCAGTATTACAAACGGACCGTGGGGCTGCCGGCCAACACTCCGGTCACAGGACAGACACCGGTTGAGCTATTTGCGGCGGCCGGCGGACAACAGATACTTGATCGGTACAGACAATGTGTTGAGACACAGAACTCGGTCAGCTATACAGTTGAACTGCCAGTCCCCGAACCGGGGACAGTTTACCGGACGATTCTCACGCCAGTCACCACCAACGGAGAGGTGACACGCATCGTCGGGACGGCGCGTGATATCACCGACCGCGTGGAGCAAGCACGGGAACTCCAACAGAAGACCGACCGGCTCAATGAGTTCGCCAGCGTCGTCAGCCACGACCTGCGGAGTCCACTCAGCGTTGCTGAGGGCCACCTCGAACTGGCCGCGGAGGCCTGCGAGAGCGACCATCTGGCCCGGGCAACCGGTGCCATCGACCGGAGTCAGGCACTCATCGACGACCTGCTGGCGCTGGCACGAGAGGGCGACAGGGTGGACGAGACTGAACCTGTGGAGATTACAAAGGTGGCAGAGAGCAGTTGGCAAACTTTGGAGACGCGACAGGCGACACCTGACGCTGACGCACCACACGTCATCGAAGCCGACCGGAGTCGGATCCAGCAACTGTTCGAGGACCTCTACCGGAACGCAGTCGAACACGGCGGCAACGACGTGACAGTATCCATCGGTGTGATGGACGAGGGTTTCTACGTGGCGGATACGGGCCCTGGCATCCCTGAGTCTGACCGTGAGGAAATCTTCGAGGCAGGATACTCGACGAGGGAGGACGGAACCGGATTCGGCCTGCGGATTGTCAGGCAAATCGCCGACGCACACGGGTGGGAGCTTACCGTGACCGAGCAGGGCGGGGCCCGGGTCGAAATTACCGGCGTCGAGTTTACTGACCGGTGACGGTTGGTTGGCTACTCGCCAGCCACATTTAACGCACTGTTGAGTTCAAAGAGTTCTTTGACTGCCTCGCTCCTGGCGACTCGGTAGCGACGGGGTGATGTGTTCGGGACTTCTTCAACGATTTCAGTCTCCAGCAGGAGGTCGATATAGTTGCTCACTGTCTGGCGCGTGACTCCAGCGTGATCGGCCAATTCCGTCTTGTTGAATTCCCTGCCTGGAGGAAGGGTAAGAATGGCGTCAATGAGAATAGGGACGCTCTCGTGCTGAAAGAGATGAAGGACGCCAGTGGGGTTCTCTAGGCGCGCTTCCTTCGTGTCTTTCTCCTCTGCAGGGTGTGTTTGCGTTGACTCGCTCATGTGGTCAGTATACCGGGAGACACACATAACTGTTTGCATAGGCGTAAACGCGAGATAACGTGAATTTATATTGGACGAGGGAAGACGGAGAATATGCGCAAGCCGTCAGTGAAATGTGCCCTCCTCGCGGCGATGGTGGCTGAGCACCGATGGGGATCGCCGATCGTTGAGGAGAGCCTACTCTCTATATCCGCTATCGAGACGGACGACTACCCCACTGCAAGCGATGTATTTGACGAACTTCGCAGCGAGGACTACATCACGTCAAAGGGCAACCGAGGCATTGAGTTGAACAACAGCCACTTTGGAGCGCTCGCTGACGTACTCTACTACGAGTGCGAGTGGGAACCGTACGAGATCAGGAGTCGGCTCAAACACTACGAGGGGTGGGACAACCACGAGTGGATGTAGTCATCGCCACCGTGACTCGATGGACGTGCGGTAGCGTAAGCCAATGACACTCGTGTTCAGGCGATCTTTCACCGTCCGTGGCGAGTACTCGTCTCGAACCTGTTCTACGTTCTCGTGGGATTCAATGAGGTGAGTCAGCGCCGCGTCGATCACGTCGCTACGCGGAGGGTCATCGCTCGCGTTCGCAGCGACGACGTCGCTCGGTTGGTCGAACAACCGTTTCCTCTCGTCGGTCAACTTCAGACCGGTTCGCTCAGTTACTATGGGTGGTACAAGCAGATGCGTATGCACCGGGGGCGTGATTGCGTCGTTCTGGAGTCGGCGAACGGTGCCTCCTTGTATAGGTCAGTGATACTGTCGGCTATAGTCACGTGAAGGATTTCGACACCCCGGGGTGTCGAAAATTTTCACGTAGTTATAGCCAACAGTATGAGTCCATTGACCTCCTCCCACGGCTGGATGTCCATGTCGAACGTGAGGGCTTGCAGCATACCGATCGACTCGAAGGCGGGTCGGACGACAGTCCGCCAAAGTTGGAATAGGATCTGAGACCACGAGAGGGACGGCCGCAGTTACGCCACAGACTGCCGACTCAGTCGCTACTGTTCGCCGAGGGAGTCGATTCGGCGGGAAGCCGGATTCGGGTGGTGTTGAGACGGTCGTACGTCCACGTGAGGCGGACGCGTTCGCGGCCCAAAACGCCGTCGCCGTCGCTGCTGCGGGGAATGCTGAACTCGGCTTCGAGCGACCGGACGAACCCACGCTCGTCGACGAGAGCCGTCATCTCGTAGTCGGTAACCGTGTCCGGCAGCCCCGCTGGCCTGCCTGTCCCCCGGAGCCGGTACCGGGTGCCTGCGGCGTCGCGGTCGGCGAGACTGACCGAACTCCGCGGGGTAGCGAGATACGTCCGAATCATCTCGGCTGGGCGCGTAAACGGCACCCCTTGCGGTGTCGCCGTCGGCGCCTGGTCGTCGATCCGCCTGCGGTCGCCACTGCCGTCCGCTACTGTGTAGCGGTCCGTCCCGTCGAAGTAGACCGTTCTGAGCAGCGACCGGGTGCCACCTGTCCGTTCGAGACTGTCCCGGACGGTACTCCGCTGGCCCTGAACACGCACGTCAGTATCGTACTGGACCTGTCCGGAGGACCCGTTTTCGGTTGCGTAGTAGTCGAACCAGATCGTGTACGACGCCGTGTCCGAAACGGTCGCTGCGTGTGCCTGTGCGAGCCGACTCGCGTTGCTGATGCCCGCCTCGTCCACGCCAGGCGCGCTCACCGATTCGACGCCGTCGGGCTCACTCGGAGCCGACCCGCCCTCGGTCGATGCGGTCACAGGGGCGTCGGGTCCGGCGTCCGTCACCGTCTCAGTAGTGACAGCCGCCCCATCTGTGGGTGCGCCCCCGCCGATGCCCGGACCGGCCAGTCCGAAACCCGCGCCTGCCCCGACAGCGACGACGAGCAAAGCGACGAGAGCCACCGCCACCGGCTCGAGGTCGAACCCCGCGACGGTCCGGGTGATCCGTTCCCGCGGCGGGGACGTCAGTTCGGCAGGTCCCGCGCCGAAGTAGCGCTCACAGAGGTCGGCAGCGACGTCGCGCCCGATCGCGTAGCGGAGCATCTCGGTCAGGTCGGCGGCGTCGAGAAACTGTGCGTCCAGTTCGGCAGCCAGCGTCTCTCCCGATCGTGGACGCCCTGCCGCGACGACGACGTCCACGTTTCGGGCCGGCTCGCTCGGCCGCGTCACACCACTCGGCAGAACGTAGAGTACCTGTGTCTTCCCGTCACGGCGTGCGGTGACGGACGCTTCGTTGCGAGTCGTCCGGAACCCGCGTGCCGTCCAGAGGTCGGCGACGAACGCCGCGAGACCCTCACTGTCGAGGCGGCGTACCCGCGCTTCGAGAACACCGGGGTCGGCCCAGCCCATAATTGGCTCGGCTCACGCTTCGCGTGCCAGCGTCAAACGTGTATCGGCGCCCAAAAGCGGGACAGCCGGGACGACACAGTGGCGTGTCGAGTGCCCACCGCTGCGCTGATGTGCGACGCCGATGCCCGTCACCGACCGGCGAAACGTTTCGAGCCGCCGCGGCTCGGTGGGGGCTGGTACCCACTGGGCCGTCTGAACGTGTAGCTCGTAGTTTCGGCGTCGGTCGTGAGCGTGCCGGCGTCGTGATCTATGACGACCTCGGCGGCACTGTCGTGGAGTGGCATTCCGGTCCTGATACTGTTGGCTATAACCACGTGACGGTTTTCGACACCCGGGGTGTCGAAATCCGTCACGGGACGATAGCCGACAGTACGAGCGGTCGGGTCACCCGCGAACCGGCGGCCGCGGAACCGCTCGCGGTCGCCCCCCTCGCTGACGACGATGGTGATTCGGGGAAGCGACCTCCGCGTGCAACGACGGGAGTAGGAGGAGCCGACGGTTGCGGTGTGGGGACCGACGAACCCCGCCCCGTGTCCGATGGTCGCGTGGCCGCCTCGGGCGGGGACGTCGCGCCCCACATCGCGGGCGGCTCAGTCCGCGTTGGACTCGACGGCCGTCTCGCGCCGCGGGTCCGACTCCTCCGAGGGCGTTCCGGTTCCGACATCGAACTCCGGCCGGAGCACCTGCCACGCGACCTTCGGGTGCAGCAGGCTGGTCGCGGAGCGTTCCAGCCGGAACACGCGGAAGAACGCCTCGGTGAGTGCCCCATTGTCCTGCGCGCGGCGAAGCAGCCTGGCGGCGTACCGGTTGAACAGGTCGGTGCCGAACGGCTTCGGTCCGGTCGTGCCCTCGAAGGTGAAGTCGTTGCCGACCGCGAGCTGCCACGCCTCGTCGATGACGGGTGTGATCCGGTCGAAGACCCGCGGTCCGAGACCGGTGGTCCCGTCGGACAGTTCCTGATGGAGAACCAGAGCGTCCAGCGCCGCAACCGACATCCCCTGACCGTAGATGGGGTTGAAGCTGGCGACCGCGTCGCCGGTCACGACCAGCCCGTCGGGGAACCGCGAGAGGGTCTCGTAGCGCTTCCGGACGCTGGCAGGAAACGGGTAGCGGCGGATCCCCGACGTCCACTCGCGGGTTCGGACCTGCCGTCCGACGTCCGCGACCGGGAGGTCGTCGGCCCACTCGCGGAACGTCTCCCTGTCGGCGGGGGCACGCTCCCCGTGGATCCCCTGGAGCACCACCTCCCAGCGGCCGTCCTCGACCGGGAGCATCGCGGCGCCGTGCGGCCGGTCGGGTTCCGGCGCGACCAACACGCCGTAGGTGTCCTCGGGCGGGCGCTCGATCCGCGCGGTGCTGTAGGTCACGTCGACGGTCACCTCCTCGACGGGCGGGGTCGGGTAGCCGTTGCGGTCGAGCCACCGCGGGGTCCGGCTCGACCGCCCGGTCGCGTCGACGACGAGGTCGGCGTCGAGCGTCGCCTCCGTGCCGGTCTCGTCGCGGAACCGAACTCCCGTGACGCGGCCGTCGTCGTGGTCGTAGGTGATGAAGTTACACCGGCTCCGGAGTTCGACGCCGTCGAGGTCCCTGACGCGTTCGCGGACCACGTGCTCGAACAGCGGTCGGCTGGCGTACAGCGCCGGCAGCGTCGACTCCGTCTCCTCGACGAACCCGCCCTGGTCGTACCAGACGACGTCGCTGCCCATATCGAGTTTCAGCCCGCCGGCGTCACGGACGTCGTCGCCGAACCCCGGAAAGAAGTCCTCGAGGGTGACCCGCCCGGCCTCGAGCATCGCGTGGGGTTGCCCGGTCTGTGGGGCGCCGTCGCGGATCTCCGGGCCCTCGGGGAGCGTGTCGCGTTCGAGGACGACGACCGCCGCGAACCAGTCCCGCAGGGCCCGGGCGGCACACAGCCCCGCCATACTCCCGCCGAGGACGACTGCCGTGCCGCGGCGCTCGGCGGCGTCGGGGGCTGCATCGCGGCTGTACTGATCGATCTGTGAGAGCGTCATCGATTCGGTCCGTCCGTGTGACACCTGCGGCGCTGACAGGTTTACCCTTTCGGTGGCACCACTCGGGCGAGCGCGGTCGGGACCCGACCTCTCCCGGCCCGAGCGTCCGTCTTCGAACTCAGCGTGAAACGACGTCGGCGTCGGCGGGGTCGACGAACCCGGGGGTTCCGAGGTCGCCGCTGGCGTCGACGTCGCGGAGCGCGACGGCGAGTCCGTCGGAGAACGTCACTGGGAGCGTCCCGCCGCCGAACGTGGTGTCGCGGTCGACGAACGGCCGCCCGTCGAGGTCGTTCCGCCCCGTCGCGGGAGGTGTCCTCGATCGCGGGGTCCTGCGTCAGCGGGTCGATCCTGCCGTACCGGACGAAATCACGGCGGAGGGAGGAGACGATCCGGAGCAGCGTCGACCGGCACCGCCGCCGCGTGGTCGTCGAGCACCGCCGCGACCGCCGTCTCGGACACCTCGCGACGCCGATTGGCCTCGCCGACCTCGCGGTGCATCAGGACCTGCCGGAGCGACCGCGTCAGATCCTCGCGGACGTACCGCTCGAACCCGGTCAGGGTCGGCGTCTCCACCCGGTAGCGGCGTTCGTCTCTTGTGGTCCCGGACGATGGCGGTGTAGGAGCACGGCCGCATCGACCACCGCCAGGGGACCACCTCACACCCTTCGGGGGAGCCGAACTCGAACCACTGGCTCGGGATGGCGTCCGGATCGGGCGCGTCGACGCCGCAAACCGAGATTCTGCAGTCGAGACGGTCCCACAGCGATGCGTCGAGTTGCGGTCGTCAGTCGGTACTACTAACTCAATCGGGAGTGCAGACCCCGTATGGACGGCAGTTCGTCAGTATCCGCATCCGACGTCGACCTGCGGACGGTTCTCGATCGGATGGCTGACGGCGTGTTCGCGGTCGACAACGACTGGCACATCACGTATGCCAACGAGACGGCGCGGGAGCTCCTGGAATCGGCGATGACCGACGACGCCCTCGACGACGCCGCGGGAATCGACGGGCTCCACTTCTGGGAGTCGATCCCGGAGGCGGTCGACACCACCTTCTACGATCGGTACCACGAGGCGATGGCCGCCCAGGAACCGGTCTCCTTCGAGGAGTACTACGCCCCACTGGGCGTCTGGTTCGACGTCCGCGTCTTCCCGTCGGAATCCGGGCTGTCGGTGTACCTCAGAGACATCACCGAGCAGCGTCGGCTGGAGCAGCAGCGCCAGGAGAGCCTGCGGGCCCTCCAGGAACTGTACGCGGTGTCGTCGGACCGCGACCGCACCTTCGAGGAGAAGATCGAGTCGATCCTCGAGCGGGGAACCGAGTATCTGGACGTCGAGAACGGCTTTCTCACACGGATCGCGCAGGACACCCAGCATATCGAGGTCTCGGTGGCGACGCGCCCGGGGCTGCAGACCGGCGAGAGTTGCCCGCTGGAGGAGGCCTACTGCAGGCGGACGATCGAACTCGACCATCTCCTCACCGTTGTCAACGCGGCCGACGAGGGGTGGCAGGAGGATCCGGCCTACGACCGGTTCGATCTCGGCACCTACATCGGCGGGCGCGTGACGGTCGACGGCGAACTGTACGGCACGCTCTGTTTCGCCGACACCGACGCACGCGAGGAGGCGTTCACCGACACCCAGCGGACGTTCGTGGAACTGCTCACCCGGTGGGTCAGCTACGAACTGGAGCGCCAGCAGGCCAGATCGCAGCTCCAACGCGAGCGCGACCGGCTCGAGGAGTTCGCCAGCGTCGTCAGCCACGACCTCCGGAACCCGCTGCAGACCGCCGTGGGGCGGGTCGAGCTCCTGAGCGAGGCGACCGACAACGAGCACGTCCCGCCGCTGGAGCGGGCGCTGTCGCGAATGGAGTCCCTGATCGAGGACCTGCTGACGCTGGCGCGGGACGGGATGCAGGTCGAAGCGCCGGAGGACGTCGACGTCGCGACGCTCGCCGACGAGGCGTGGCGGACCACCGACTCGGCCGCGGCGTCGCTGCGGGTCGAGCCCGACCGGCTGTTGCTCCGGGCCGACAGGTCACGGTTCCGGCAGCTGCTGGAGAACCTCTTCCGGAATTCCGTCGAGCACGGCGGCGACGACGTCACGGTCACTGTCGGCGCCCTCCCCGACGGCCGCGGGTTCTACGTCGCCGACGACGGTCCCGGCATCCCCCCGGCGGAGCGCGAGGCGGTGTTCGACGCGGGCTACACCTCCTCGGAGTCGGGGACCGGCTTCGGGCTAAGTATCGTCAAGCAGATCGCCGAAGCCCACGGCTGGACGGTGTCGGTGACCGACGCCGACGACGGGGGCGCTCGCTTCGAGGTCACCGGCGTCGAGGTCGTCGGGGAGTGAGGCGTCGCGACACGCCGGTCACCGCTTCCCGAGCGCTCGCTCGAAGACCCGCTGGGCGCGGTCGTACGCCTCGTTGCGGTCGACGATCGGGTGGGGGTACTCCGGCGCGAGCCGCTCGCGGTCCGCCCGGGAGAGGGTCGGCCAGTCGACGACCTCGTCGGCCGGCACGTCCCGGAGCTCCGGGACGTACGTCTTGACGTAGTGGGCGCCGTCGTCGTACTTCGACATCTGGGCGACGGGGTCGAAGATCCGGACGTCGACGCTGTCGGTGCCGGTGGAGGCGATCCACTGCCAGTTGCCGTGGTTGCTCGCGGGGTCGTGGTCGATCAGTTGCCGAGTGAAGTACCGTGCGCCCTTCCGCCAGTCGGTCAGCAGGTGTTTCGTGAGGAAGGAGGCGACGTTCTGGCGCGGCCGGTTGTGGATGTACCCCTCCTCGTTCAGCTGGCGCATCCCGGCGTCGATCAGGGGGTAGCCGGTCTCACCGCGTTTCCACGCCTCGAAGTGGTCGTCGTCGGTCTCCCACTCGATCGCGTTGGGGAACTGCGTGTAGTTCTCCACCAGGAGCGTGGGGTTGTGATACAGCAGGTGGTAGTTCTGCTCGCGCCACGACAGCTCGTAACGGTACTTCCCGACGTTTCGCCGGGCGTTCCCGGTGGCGGCGTCGTACCGCTCCGTGGCGTCGGCCCACACCTCCCGGATCCCGATCATTCCCGCCGCGAGGTACGGCGAGAGCCGCGAGACCGCGCCGACCGGCCGTTCGACCGCGAGCCGCATATCGTCGCGGGTATCGTTGTACGTCTCGATGCCGGCGTCGAGAAAGCGGTCGTACCGCTCGCGGGCGGCGCGGTACCCCGCCTCGGGGAGGTCGATGTCGGCGTCGACCGCGGGGACCGTGCCGGGGGTGTCGGCGGCGACCGAGGCCAGGGCGTCGGCGTCGGGCGTCGCCGCGGGCGGAAGCTTGGACGCCGCCTGCCAGTCGTCGTAGAACCGGCTGTGGTTCGGGTACTCGGAGTCCAACCGCGCCGGGTTCACCAGCACGAGATCCGTGACCGACTCTGTCGGGACCGCCTCGTCGACGCGGCGCTGGCGGTTCCGGCGCGCCGGCCGGTAGTGGGTGTTGTAGTAGACCCGGTCGGCGTC comes from Halobellus ruber and encodes:
- a CDS encoding PAS domain-containing protein, whose amino-acid sequence is MDRPISVLHVDDEPDFADLTGTFLEREDDRFTVETATSADEGMVRITDRPPDCVVSDYNMPGMDGIEFLQAIREEYPDLPFILYTGKGSEAVASEAIAADVTDYLQKGSGSEQYELLANRILNAVKTRRETQRADRQEQLMRLTEFAGDTGGFELDRGSDTVVLTAGTRRMIGRPDKFEISLQEARELFHPDDRESIQQTLDRVFETGEELHDRWRLQPGDGDERLLDMKITPVVESGEVTKLRGSGNDITERKERERELREERRSIERALDSLDDLFYVLDTDGTLRRWNNQVPRTTGYADSELADMRAIELFPEDDRKTVADAIQLAVSGDTITAEADLLTADGERRPYELTGARLTDADGSTTGLVGIGRDLTERKRREQRLDLVETVFEHAEECQFIVDVADGEFELRHANQYYKRTVGLPANTPVTGQTPVELFAAAGGQQILDRYRQCVETQNSVSYTVELPVPEPGTVYRTILTPVTTNGEVTRIVGTARDITDRVEQARELQQKTDRLNEFASVVSHDLRSPLSVAEGHLELAAEACESDHLARATGAIDRSQALIDDLLALAREGDRVDETEPVEITKVAESSWQTLETRQATPDADAPHVIEADRSRIQQLFEDLYRNAVEHGGNDVTVSIGVMDEGFYVADTGPGIPESDREEIFEAGYSTREDGTGFGLRIVRQIADAHGWELTVTEQGGARVEITGVEFTDR
- a CDS encoding HTH domain-containing protein translates to MSESTQTHPAEEKDTKEARLENPTGVLHLFQHESVPILIDAILTLPPGREFNKTELADHAGVTRQTVSNYIDLLLETEIVEEVPNTSPRRYRVARSEAVKELFELNSALNVAGE
- a CDS encoding DUF7386 family protein, encoding MVTERTGLKLTDERKRLFDQPSDVVAANASDDPPRSDVIDAALTHLIESHENVEQVRDEYSPRTVKDRLNTSVIGLRYRTSIESRWR
- a CDS encoding FAD-dependent oxidoreductase; protein product: MTLSQIDQYSRDAAPDAAERRGTAVVLGGSMAGLCAARALRDWFAAVVVLERDTLPEGPEIRDGAPQTGQPHAMLEAGRVTLEDFFPGFGDDVRDAGGLKLDMGSDVVWYDQGGFVEETESTLPALYASRPLFEHVVRERVRDLDGVELRSRCNFITYDHDDGRVTGVRFRDETGTEATLDADLVVDATGRSSRTPRWLDRNGYPTPPVEEVTVDVTYSTARIERPPEDTYGVLVAPEPDRPHGAAMLPVEDGRWEVVLQGIHGERAPADRETFREWADDLPVADVGRQVRTREWTSGIRRYPFPASVRKRYETLSRFPDGLVVTGDAVASFNPIYGQGMSVAALDALVLHQELSDGTTGLGPRVFDRITPVIDEAWQLAVGNDFTFEGTTGPKPFGTDLFNRYAARLLRRAQDNGALTEAFFRVFRLERSATSLLHPKVAWQVLRPEFDVGTGTPSEESDPRRETAVESNAD
- a CDS encoding ATP-binding protein codes for the protein MDGSSSVSASDVDLRTVLDRMADGVFAVDNDWHITYANETARELLESAMTDDALDDAAGIDGLHFWESIPEAVDTTFYDRYHEAMAAQEPVSFEEYYAPLGVWFDVRVFPSESGLSVYLRDITEQRRLEQQRQESLRALQELYAVSSDRDRTFEEKIESILERGTEYLDVENGFLTRIAQDTQHIEVSVATRPGLQTGESCPLEEAYCRRTIELDHLLTVVNAADEGWQEDPAYDRFDLGTYIGGRVTVDGELYGTLCFADTDAREEAFTDTQRTFVELLTRWVSYELERQQARSQLQRERDRLEEFASVVSHDLRNPLQTAVGRVELLSEATDNEHVPPLERALSRMESLIEDLLTLARDGMQVEAPEDVDVATLADEAWRTTDSAAASLRVEPDRLLLRADRSRFRQLLENLFRNSVEHGGDDVTVTVGALPDGRGFYVADDGPGIPPAEREAVFDAGYTSSESGTGFGLSIVKQIAEAHGWTVSVTDADDGGARFEVTGVEVVGE
- a CDS encoding cryptochrome/photolyase family protein — encoded protein: MHVFWHQRDLRIPDNRGLAAAAADDTTLPVYVVDPDLLKQIGSRQRAFLLEGVRALRERYRDLGSDLVVRSGAPAEVLADLREATDADRVYYNTHYRPARRNRQRRVDEAVPTESVTDLVLVNPARLDSEYPNHSRFYDDWQAASKLPPAATPDADALASVAADTPGTVPAVDADIDLPEAGYRAARERYDRFLDAGIETYNDTRDDMRLAVERPVGAVSRLSPYLAAGMIGIREVWADATERYDAATGNARRNVGKYRYELSWREQNYHLLYHNPTLLVENYTQFPNAIEWETDDDHFEAWKRGETGYPLIDAGMRQLNEEGYIHNRPRQNVASFLTKHLLTDWRKGARYFTRQLIDHDPASNHGNWQWIASTGTDSVDVRIFDPVAQMSKYDDGAHYVKTYVPELRDVPADEVVDWPTLSRADRERLAPEYPHPIVDRNEAYDRAQRVFERALGKR